The Anguilla anguilla isolate fAngAng1 chromosome 4, fAngAng1.pri, whole genome shotgun sequence genome has a window encoding:
- the mtfr1 gene encoding mitochondrial fission regulator 1 isoform X2: MTREHAGIEMDLAFGSVKPYGSSRSIVRRIATSLPLKPCPRVHFQLHPYTEGASSLNSSAEQNGFVASLADVAWIERGAGDTPARLRSGAEAEAEAEPGFIFRSHQRPSSRPLKRQRSLPSLHQEALEPQAPAFPNQEAIQKISALETELAKLRAQIAQIVLAQEQTAQPAAAQAGPAAAPAPPGGAPPPPPPPPPPPPLPPPPPPGLQRSVSAIDLIRERRGKKTSTQTALDPGPKQPEIPSMLDVLKDMGKVKLRSVKSRPEDGLSKPKPSDPTDAASLIAEALKRKFAHRYRSESWSESWSESDFGHPAPRAESPPNTPAFGQHMLKPTGKKKLL; this comes from the exons ATGACCAGGGAACATGCTGGAATCGAAATGGACCTC GCTTTTGGATCAGTTAAGCCTTACGGGTCCTCTCGGAGTATAGTTAGAAGAATTGCTACGAGCCTTCCTCTGAAACCTTGCCCTCGTGTTCACTTTCAG CTTCATCCTTATACCGAAGGTGCCAGCAGTCTCAACAGCTCCGCTGAGCAGAATGGGTTTGTGGCCTCGCTCGCGGATGTGGCCTGGATCGAGAGGGGTGCGGGCGACACCCCCGCCAGACTGCG GTcgggggcggaggcggaggcggaggcggagcctgGGTTTATTTTCCGCTCCCACCAGCGCCCGTCTTCCAGACCTCTGAAGAGACAGCGGTCTCTGCCCTCCTTGCACCAGGAGGCGCTAGAGCCCCAGGCTCCAGCATTCCCCAACCAGGAGGCCATTCAGAAGATCAGCGCCCTGGAAACTGAGCTGGCCAAACTCCGGGCGCAGATAGCACAGATCGTATTGGCCCAGGAGCAGACCGCCCAGCCTGCTG CTGCACAAGCTGGACCTGCTGCTGCCCCAGCCCCACCCGGAGGGGCTCCACCCCCgcctccaccaccccctccccctccccctctacccccaccaccaccccccggCCTTCAGCGGAGCGTTTCGGCCATCGACCTCATCCGAGAGCGCCGCGGGAAGAAGACGTCGACGCAGACCGCGCTCGACCCCGGGCCCAAGCAACCGGAGATTCCCAGCATGCTCGACGTGCTGAAAGACATGGGCAAAGTCAAGCTGCGCTCCGTCAAGAG tcgGCCAGAGGACGGCCTTTCCAAGCCGAAGCCCAGTGACCCCACGGATGCGGCCTCTCTCATTGCCGAAGCTTTAAAGCGCAAGTTTGCTCACCGGTACCGCAGCGAGAGCTGGAGCGAGAGCTGGAGCGAGAGCGACTTCGGGCACCCCGCTCCCAGAGCGGAGtctcccccaaacacccccgcg ttTGGACAGCACATGTTGAAGCCCACGGGGAAGAAGAAGCTCCTTTAA
- the mtfr1 gene encoding mitochondrial fission regulator 1 isoform X1: MTREHAGIEMDLAFGSVKPYGSSRSIVRRIATSLPLKPCPRVHFQLHPYTEGASSLNSSAEQNGFVASLADVAWIERGAGDTPARLRSGAEAEAEAEPGFIFRSHQRPSSRPLKRQRSLPSLHQEALEPQAPAFPNQEAIQKISALETELAKLRAQIAQIVLAQEQTAQPAVAAQAGPAAAPAPPGGAPPPPPPPPPPPPLPPPPPPGLQRSVSAIDLIRERRGKKTSTQTALDPGPKQPEIPSMLDVLKDMGKVKLRSVKSRPEDGLSKPKPSDPTDAASLIAEALKRKFAHRYRSESWSESWSESDFGHPAPRAESPPNTPAFGQHMLKPTGKKKLL; this comes from the exons ATGACCAGGGAACATGCTGGAATCGAAATGGACCTC GCTTTTGGATCAGTTAAGCCTTACGGGTCCTCTCGGAGTATAGTTAGAAGAATTGCTACGAGCCTTCCTCTGAAACCTTGCCCTCGTGTTCACTTTCAG CTTCATCCTTATACCGAAGGTGCCAGCAGTCTCAACAGCTCCGCTGAGCAGAATGGGTTTGTGGCCTCGCTCGCGGATGTGGCCTGGATCGAGAGGGGTGCGGGCGACACCCCCGCCAGACTGCG GTcgggggcggaggcggaggcggaggcggagcctgGGTTTATTTTCCGCTCCCACCAGCGCCCGTCTTCCAGACCTCTGAAGAGACAGCGGTCTCTGCCCTCCTTGCACCAGGAGGCGCTAGAGCCCCAGGCTCCAGCATTCCCCAACCAGGAGGCCATTCAGAAGATCAGCGCCCTGGAAACTGAGCTGGCCAAACTCCGGGCGCAGATAGCACAGATCGTATTGGCCCAGGAGCAGACCGCCCAGCCTGCTG TAGCTGCACAAGCTGGACCTGCTGCTGCCCCAGCCCCACCCGGAGGGGCTCCACCCCCgcctccaccaccccctccccctccccctctacccccaccaccaccccccggCCTTCAGCGGAGCGTTTCGGCCATCGACCTCATCCGAGAGCGCCGCGGGAAGAAGACGTCGACGCAGACCGCGCTCGACCCCGGGCCCAAGCAACCGGAGATTCCCAGCATGCTCGACGTGCTGAAAGACATGGGCAAAGTCAAGCTGCGCTCCGTCAAGAG tcgGCCAGAGGACGGCCTTTCCAAGCCGAAGCCCAGTGACCCCACGGATGCGGCCTCTCTCATTGCCGAAGCTTTAAAGCGCAAGTTTGCTCACCGGTACCGCAGCGAGAGCTGGAGCGAGAGCTGGAGCGAGAGCGACTTCGGGCACCCCGCTCCCAGAGCGGAGtctcccccaaacacccccgcg ttTGGACAGCACATGTTGAAGCCCACGGGGAAGAAGAAGCTCCTTTAA